Proteins encoded by one window of Mustela erminea isolate mMusErm1 chromosome 7, mMusErm1.Pri, whole genome shotgun sequence:
- the WDCP gene encoding WD repeat and coiled-coil-containing protein isoform X1, producing the protein MGRRPRRAERMGRMGVGGTRAKDWRLWTSEGQPVSKRMELGKGRLLRTGLNALYQAIHPVHGLVWTDGHQVILTDLQLHGGEARFGDSKVIAQFEHVYGVSWAPPGVADVPALLVVWHKNYVTVGQLCPSTMEKSQWLMSRTCEIRESHPVLPQGCVWHPKSAVLAVLTAQAVSVFPSVHGDIPPVKADINTRGLIHCGCWTRDGRRLVVAVGSSLFSYIWDSAQQTLCRCSFYPVFDVDSYVRCIRATAGSQVAVATELPLDKICGLNASETTDITPGGEDTRLCASPVPEGAPTGDQGAVDSETNFETSGSPVSPSFSDPLDLTHIHFNTSKLEGSSLICLRKKDCLTGAGLDASHLVLVTFEKEVTQTRKVTIPGILAPDLIAFNPKAQVVAVASNTYNVIFIYSVIPSRVPNTRQIQLERSEKPKGICFLTDKLLLILVGRQKPTDAAFLPSSKTDQYILHLIVREVTLEEFPVTVGENQKGGSTLSTLLNKTDGKKRIESLSPDFCPPNRGLLTANGSGQSGRPGRPLIEEIRSPPARLWDGSFALDTVAAQPVNRSWPRPRSGPTPQPALTPTPPDWPPSKNIQREKEISQLSKEIEILSRTLTEVQRRLSELTDLLQKERSSAAYPLSQDLPYVHVTYQKSYCVGPAVEKRAMLLCNGKLSLKTVQQTFGLSLVEMLHDSHWILLCADSEGFIPLTFTATQEVTIRDGSAKVFTDPLLEP; encoded by the exons GCAACCTGTATCCAAAAGGATGGAGTTGGGAAAAGGAAGACTTCTCAGGACGGGGCTGAATGCCTTGTATCAGGCGATCCACCCCGTCCACGGCCTTGTCTGGACTGACGGGCATCAGGTCATCCTGACTGATTTACAGCTTCACGGCGGAGAGGCCAGGTTCGGGGACTCCAAGGTCATTGCACAGTTTGAACACGTATATGGAGTGTCCTGGGCACCCCCTGGCGTGGCTGATGTGCCCGCTCTGCTCGTGGTCTGGCACAAGAATTATGTCACTGTGGGGCAGCTGTGTCCCAGCACTATGGAGAAAAGCCAGTGGCTGATGTCGCGGACCTGTGAGATTAGAGAATCACACCCCGTCCTTCCCCAGGGCTGTGTGTGGCATCCAAAGAGTGCTGTCCTGGCTGTGTTGACGGCACAGGCTGTGTCCGTCTTCCCAAGTGTCCACGGTGACATTCCCCCGGTGAAAGCGGACATCAACACCAGGGGCCTCATTCACTGTGGCTGTTGGACCCGGGATGGCCGGAGGCTGGTGGTGGCAGTTGGCAGCAGCCTGTTTTCCTACATTTGGGACAGCGctcagcagactctgtgcaggTGCTCCTTCTACCCGGTGTTTGATGTGGACAGCTATGTGCGCTGCATCAGGGCCACCGCCGGCTCACAGGTCGCTGTAGCCACTGAGCTTCCACTAGATAAGATTTGTGGCTTAAATGCGTCTGAAACCACGGACATCACGCCTGGTGGGGAAGACACTCGTCTGTGTGCTTCACCGGTTCCTGAAGGGGCACCCACCGGGGATCAGGGGGCCGTTGATTCCGAGACGAATTTTGAAACCTCGGGTtctcctgtttctccttccttttcagaTCCTCTAGATCTAACTCATATACATTTCAATACCTCCAAGCTGGAGGGTAGTTCTCTTATTTGTCTAAGAAAAAAGGACTGCTTGACAGGAGCTGGCCTGGATGCCTCACATTTGGTCCTTGTGACCTTTGAGAAAGAGGTCACGCAGACCAGAAAAGTCACCATTCCCGGCATTCTGGCTCCTGATCTAATAGCATTTAATCCTAAAGCCCAGGTGGTCGCGGTGGCTTCCAATACTTACAATgtcatttttatctattctgtCATTCCCTCGCGTGTGCCAAACACGCGGCAGATTCAATTAGAGAGAAGTGAAAAGCCAAAAGGTATATGTTTCTTGACAGATAAGTTACTATTAATTTTGGTAGGAAGACAAAAGCCCACTGATGCggcatttcttccttcttcaaagaCTGATCAGTATATCCTTCATTTGATCGTTAGGGAAGTAACGTTGGAAGAATTTCCAGTAACAGTGGGTGAAAACCAGAAGGGAGGCTCAACTCTCAGTACTCTGTTAAATAAAACAGACGGAAAAAAGCGAATTGAGAGTCTTTCCCCAGATTTTTGTCCCCCAAACAGAGGGCTCTTAACAGCTAATGGCAGTGGGCAAAGCGGGCGGCCCGGAAGACCCCTTATTGAAGAAATCAGAAGTCCTCCGGCCAGGCTCTGGGACGGCTCCTTTGCCCTTGACACTGTAGCTGCCCAGCCTGTTAACCGCTCATGGCCACGGCCCAGATCCGGCCCCACACCCCAGCCCGCCCTAACTCCCACACCTCCTGACTGGCCTCCAAGCAAGAACatacaaagggaaaaggaaatttcCCAGCTGtctaaggaaatagaaattttatcTAGGACCCTGACGGAAGTGCAGCGACGTCTCTCCGAACTCACAGACCTTCTACAAAAGGAGAGGTCCTCTGCTGCGTATCCTCTCTCGCAGGATCTGCCCTATGTGCACGTGACTTATCAG AAGTCTTACTGTGTAGGTCCTGCGGTTGAAAAAAGAGCCATGCTCCTCTGCAATGGCAAATTAAGTCTGAAGACAGTTCAGCAGACTTTCGGCCTCTCTCTCGTCGAAATGCTCCATG ACTCACACTGGATCCTTCTCTGTGCAGACAGCGAAGGCTTTATCCCGTTAACTTTCACGGCCACTCAGGAAGTAACCATCAGAGACGGCAGCGCAAAGGTCTTCACGGACCCTCTCTTAGAGCCTTAA
- the MFSD2B gene encoding major facilitator superfamily domain-containing protein 2B isoform X2, translating to MAASPGAPRAPAVEAPPLQPDARTLDRGSDSRAGQLSFCTKVCYGIGGIPNQVASSATAFYLQLFLLDVAQIPAAQVSLVLFGGKVSGAAADPVAGFFINRSRRTGSGRLMPWVLGCTPFLTVAYFLLWFLPPFTSLRGLWYTGCYCLFQALATFFQVPYAALTMLLTPCPRERDSATAYRMTMEMAGTLMGAAVHGLIVSGAHGPHRCEDVALARPAVVSPDATRLYSIAAAVLALTYPVCTGLLCLGVKERPDSSGPASGQGLSFLAGLGLTVRHRPYLKLVISFLFISAAIQVEQSYLVLFCTHASRLHDHVQGVVLTILVSAVLSTPLWEWVLQRFGKKTSAFGICVMVPFAILLAAVPTAPVAYVVAFVSGLSIAVSLLLPWSMLPDVVDAFQQQQQPGPGLETIFYSSYVFFTKLSGAGALGISTLSLERTSYSLA from the exons GACAGCAGAGCCGGTCAGCTCTCATTCTGTACCAAGGTGTGCTATGGCATTGGTGGGATCCCCAACCAGGTGGCCTCCAGCGCCACAGCCTTTTACCTGCAACTGTTCCTGCTTGATGTGGCACAG ATCCCTgctgcccaggtgtcccttgtcCTATTCGGAGGGAAGGTGTCTGGGGCAGCTGCCGACCCTGTGGCTGGGTTCTTCATCAACAGAAGCAGGAGGACAGGGTCTGGACGCCTCATGCCCTG GGTGCTGGGCTGCACGCCCTTCCTCACCGTGGCCTACTTCCTCCTGTGGTTCCTGCCCCCCTTCACCAGCCTGCGGGGCCTCTGGTACACGGGCTGCTACTGCCTGTTCCAGGCCCTGGCCACG TTTTTCCAGGTGCCCTACGCGGCGCTCACCATGCTCCTGACCCCCTGCCCGAGGGAGCGGGACTCGGCCACCGCGTACC GGATGACCATGGAGATGGCGGGGACGCTGATGGGAGCCGCCGTCCACGGGCTCATCGTGTCGGGCGCCCATGGGCCGCACAGGTGCGAGGATGTCGCGCTCGCCCGGCCGGCCGTCGTCTCCCCCGACGCG ACTCGTCTCTACTCCATTGCAGCCGCAGTGCTTGCTCTGACTTACCCTGTGTGCACTGGTTTGCTCTGCCTTGGGGTGAAGGAGCGACCAG ACTCCTCCGGCCCAGCCTCAGGCCAAGGCCTGAGCTTCCTGGCTGGGCTGGGCCTCACTGTCCGGCACCGGCCCTACCTGAAGCTGGTCATCTCCTTCCTGTTCATCTCGGCAGCCATTCAG GTGGAGCAGAGCTACCTGGTCCTGTTCTGTACACATGCCTCCCGGCTACATGATCACGTCCAGGGCGTGGTGCTGACCATCCTG GTCTCAGCTGTGCTGAGCACCCCACTGTGGGAGTGGGTTCTACAGCGATTTGGGAAGAAGACATCGGCCTTCGGGATCTGT GTGATGGTGCCTTTTGCAATCCTGTTGGCTGCTGTACCCACAGCACCTGTGGCATACGTGGTGGCCTTTGTGTCTGGCCTGAGCATTGCTGTGTCCTTGCTGCTACCCTG GTCCATGCTTCCAGATGTGGTGGATGccttccagcagcagcagcagcctggccCGGGCCTGGAGACCATCTTCTACTCATCCTATGTCTTCTTCACCAAGCTTTCTGGCGCAGGCGCCCTGGGCATCTCCACTCTCAGTCTGGA gAGGACCAGCTACAGCCTCGCTTGA
- the MFSD2B gene encoding major facilitator superfamily domain-containing protein 2B isoform X1, with the protein MAASPGAPRAPAVEAPPLQPDARTLDRGSDSRAGQLSFCTKVCYGIGGIPNQVASSATAFYLQLFLLDVAQIPAAQVSLVLFGGKVSGAAADPVAGFFINRSRRTGSGRLMPWVLGCTPFLTVAYFLLWFLPPFTSLRGLWYTGCYCLFQALATFFQVPYAALTMLLTPCPRERDSATAYRMTMEMAGTLMGAAVHGLIVSGAHGPHRCEDVALARPAVVSPDATRLYSIAAAVLALTYPVCTGLLCLGVKERPDSSGPASGQGLSFLAGLGLTVRHRPYLKLVISFLFISAAIQVEQSYLVLFCTHASRLHDHVQGVVLTILVSAVLSTPLWEWVLQRFGKKTSAFGICVMVPFAILLAAVPTAPVAYVVAFVSGLSIAVSLLLPWSMLPDVVDAFQQQQQPGPGLETIFYSSYVFFTKLSGAGALGISTLSLEFAGYEAGACTQAERVVVTLKVLIGAVPTCMIITGLCILMVGPAPKVPSQDPSRQQSLQRRTSYSLA; encoded by the exons GACAGCAGAGCCGGTCAGCTCTCATTCTGTACCAAGGTGTGCTATGGCATTGGTGGGATCCCCAACCAGGTGGCCTCCAGCGCCACAGCCTTTTACCTGCAACTGTTCCTGCTTGATGTGGCACAG ATCCCTgctgcccaggtgtcccttgtcCTATTCGGAGGGAAGGTGTCTGGGGCAGCTGCCGACCCTGTGGCTGGGTTCTTCATCAACAGAAGCAGGAGGACAGGGTCTGGACGCCTCATGCCCTG GGTGCTGGGCTGCACGCCCTTCCTCACCGTGGCCTACTTCCTCCTGTGGTTCCTGCCCCCCTTCACCAGCCTGCGGGGCCTCTGGTACACGGGCTGCTACTGCCTGTTCCAGGCCCTGGCCACG TTTTTCCAGGTGCCCTACGCGGCGCTCACCATGCTCCTGACCCCCTGCCCGAGGGAGCGGGACTCGGCCACCGCGTACC GGATGACCATGGAGATGGCGGGGACGCTGATGGGAGCCGCCGTCCACGGGCTCATCGTGTCGGGCGCCCATGGGCCGCACAGGTGCGAGGATGTCGCGCTCGCCCGGCCGGCCGTCGTCTCCCCCGACGCG ACTCGTCTCTACTCCATTGCAGCCGCAGTGCTTGCTCTGACTTACCCTGTGTGCACTGGTTTGCTCTGCCTTGGGGTGAAGGAGCGACCAG ACTCCTCCGGCCCAGCCTCAGGCCAAGGCCTGAGCTTCCTGGCTGGGCTGGGCCTCACTGTCCGGCACCGGCCCTACCTGAAGCTGGTCATCTCCTTCCTGTTCATCTCGGCAGCCATTCAG GTGGAGCAGAGCTACCTGGTCCTGTTCTGTACACATGCCTCCCGGCTACATGATCACGTCCAGGGCGTGGTGCTGACCATCCTG GTCTCAGCTGTGCTGAGCACCCCACTGTGGGAGTGGGTTCTACAGCGATTTGGGAAGAAGACATCGGCCTTCGGGATCTGT GTGATGGTGCCTTTTGCAATCCTGTTGGCTGCTGTACCCACAGCACCTGTGGCATACGTGGTGGCCTTTGTGTCTGGCCTGAGCATTGCTGTGTCCTTGCTGCTACCCTG GTCCATGCTTCCAGATGTGGTGGATGccttccagcagcagcagcagcctggccCGGGCCTGGAGACCATCTTCTACTCATCCTATGTCTTCTTCACCAAGCTTTCTGGCGCAGGCGCCCTGGGCATCTCCACTCTCAGTCTGGA GTTTGCGGGCTACGAGGCAGGAGCCTGCACGCAGGCGGAGCGGGTAGTGGTGACCCTAAAGGTCCTCATCGGGGCCGTGCCCACCTGCATGATCATCACCGGTCTGTGCATCCTCATGGTGGGCCCCGCACCAAAGGTGCCGAGCCAGGACCCCTCCCGCCAGCAGAGCCTTCAGAG gAGGACCAGCTACAGCCTCGCTTGA
- the WDCP gene encoding WD repeat and coiled-coil-containing protein isoform X2 — protein MELGKGRLLRTGLNALYQAIHPVHGLVWTDGHQVILTDLQLHGGEARFGDSKVIAQFEHVYGVSWAPPGVADVPALLVVWHKNYVTVGQLCPSTMEKSQWLMSRTCEIRESHPVLPQGCVWHPKSAVLAVLTAQAVSVFPSVHGDIPPVKADINTRGLIHCGCWTRDGRRLVVAVGSSLFSYIWDSAQQTLCRCSFYPVFDVDSYVRCIRATAGSQVAVATELPLDKICGLNASETTDITPGGEDTRLCASPVPEGAPTGDQGAVDSETNFETSGSPVSPSFSDPLDLTHIHFNTSKLEGSSLICLRKKDCLTGAGLDASHLVLVTFEKEVTQTRKVTIPGILAPDLIAFNPKAQVVAVASNTYNVIFIYSVIPSRVPNTRQIQLERSEKPKGICFLTDKLLLILVGRQKPTDAAFLPSSKTDQYILHLIVREVTLEEFPVTVGENQKGGSTLSTLLNKTDGKKRIESLSPDFCPPNRGLLTANGSGQSGRPGRPLIEEIRSPPARLWDGSFALDTVAAQPVNRSWPRPRSGPTPQPALTPTPPDWPPSKNIQREKEISQLSKEIEILSRTLTEVQRRLSELTDLLQKERSSAAYPLSQDLPYVHVTYQKSYCVGPAVEKRAMLLCNGKLSLKTVQQTFGLSLVEMLHDSHWILLCADSEGFIPLTFTATQEVTIRDGSAKVFTDPLLEP, from the exons ATGGAGTTGGGAAAAGGAAGACTTCTCAGGACGGGGCTGAATGCCTTGTATCAGGCGATCCACCCCGTCCACGGCCTTGTCTGGACTGACGGGCATCAGGTCATCCTGACTGATTTACAGCTTCACGGCGGAGAGGCCAGGTTCGGGGACTCCAAGGTCATTGCACAGTTTGAACACGTATATGGAGTGTCCTGGGCACCCCCTGGCGTGGCTGATGTGCCCGCTCTGCTCGTGGTCTGGCACAAGAATTATGTCACTGTGGGGCAGCTGTGTCCCAGCACTATGGAGAAAAGCCAGTGGCTGATGTCGCGGACCTGTGAGATTAGAGAATCACACCCCGTCCTTCCCCAGGGCTGTGTGTGGCATCCAAAGAGTGCTGTCCTGGCTGTGTTGACGGCACAGGCTGTGTCCGTCTTCCCAAGTGTCCACGGTGACATTCCCCCGGTGAAAGCGGACATCAACACCAGGGGCCTCATTCACTGTGGCTGTTGGACCCGGGATGGCCGGAGGCTGGTGGTGGCAGTTGGCAGCAGCCTGTTTTCCTACATTTGGGACAGCGctcagcagactctgtgcaggTGCTCCTTCTACCCGGTGTTTGATGTGGACAGCTATGTGCGCTGCATCAGGGCCACCGCCGGCTCACAGGTCGCTGTAGCCACTGAGCTTCCACTAGATAAGATTTGTGGCTTAAATGCGTCTGAAACCACGGACATCACGCCTGGTGGGGAAGACACTCGTCTGTGTGCTTCACCGGTTCCTGAAGGGGCACCCACCGGGGATCAGGGGGCCGTTGATTCCGAGACGAATTTTGAAACCTCGGGTtctcctgtttctccttccttttcagaTCCTCTAGATCTAACTCATATACATTTCAATACCTCCAAGCTGGAGGGTAGTTCTCTTATTTGTCTAAGAAAAAAGGACTGCTTGACAGGAGCTGGCCTGGATGCCTCACATTTGGTCCTTGTGACCTTTGAGAAAGAGGTCACGCAGACCAGAAAAGTCACCATTCCCGGCATTCTGGCTCCTGATCTAATAGCATTTAATCCTAAAGCCCAGGTGGTCGCGGTGGCTTCCAATACTTACAATgtcatttttatctattctgtCATTCCCTCGCGTGTGCCAAACACGCGGCAGATTCAATTAGAGAGAAGTGAAAAGCCAAAAGGTATATGTTTCTTGACAGATAAGTTACTATTAATTTTGGTAGGAAGACAAAAGCCCACTGATGCggcatttcttccttcttcaaagaCTGATCAGTATATCCTTCATTTGATCGTTAGGGAAGTAACGTTGGAAGAATTTCCAGTAACAGTGGGTGAAAACCAGAAGGGAGGCTCAACTCTCAGTACTCTGTTAAATAAAACAGACGGAAAAAAGCGAATTGAGAGTCTTTCCCCAGATTTTTGTCCCCCAAACAGAGGGCTCTTAACAGCTAATGGCAGTGGGCAAAGCGGGCGGCCCGGAAGACCCCTTATTGAAGAAATCAGAAGTCCTCCGGCCAGGCTCTGGGACGGCTCCTTTGCCCTTGACACTGTAGCTGCCCAGCCTGTTAACCGCTCATGGCCACGGCCCAGATCCGGCCCCACACCCCAGCCCGCCCTAACTCCCACACCTCCTGACTGGCCTCCAAGCAAGAACatacaaagggaaaaggaaatttcCCAGCTGtctaaggaaatagaaattttatcTAGGACCCTGACGGAAGTGCAGCGACGTCTCTCCGAACTCACAGACCTTCTACAAAAGGAGAGGTCCTCTGCTGCGTATCCTCTCTCGCAGGATCTGCCCTATGTGCACGTGACTTATCAG AAGTCTTACTGTGTAGGTCCTGCGGTTGAAAAAAGAGCCATGCTCCTCTGCAATGGCAAATTAAGTCTGAAGACAGTTCAGCAGACTTTCGGCCTCTCTCTCGTCGAAATGCTCCATG ACTCACACTGGATCCTTCTCTGTGCAGACAGCGAAGGCTTTATCCCGTTAACTTTCACGGCCACTCAGGAAGTAACCATCAGAGACGGCAGCGCAAAGGTCTTCACGGACCCTCTCTTAGAGCCTTAA